The genomic window GGGCGACTTTGCCTGGGAGCGTGTGTGGGGCCTGGGCCTGCCCAAGCTCTACCTGCCTGCAGGGCCCCGGGGGGGCCGGGATGACCTGGGAGGGGGCAAGCGGCCCAGCACCTCGTCTACCCTGCTGCCGGGGACAGCTCGGGAGGACCACCTGGACCTGTCCCTGTCCTGCACTCTCATGCCTCACTCCCCTGAGCGGCCCGAGGCGTCTCCGGGTGCACCTGGCACCTCTCAGGGCCGAAAACGGCGGCAGACCAGCATGACAGGTGAGGATAGCCGCAGGGAAGGACACTAGAAGGAATCAAGACTCTCAGAATCTGTGGTGCGAGGGACCGTGTCTGGTCCTGCAAGGGACCTGTCTGGTC from Neofelis nebulosa isolate mNeoNeb1 chromosome 6, mNeoNeb1.pri, whole genome shotgun sequence includes these protein-coding regions:
- the CDKN1A gene encoding cyclin-dependent kinase inhibitor 1 gives rise to the protein MSEPSRDAHQIPHGSKACRRLFGPVDSEQLRRDCDALMAGCVQEARERWNFDFVTETPLEGDFAWERVWGLGLPKLYLPAGPRGGRDDLGGGKRPSTSSTLLPGTAREDHLDLSLSCTLMPHSPERPEASPGAPGTSQGRKRRQTSMTDFYHSKRRLIFSKRKP